A single region of the Agromyces sp. Leaf222 genome encodes:
- a CDS encoding beta-ketoacyl-ACP synthase III, with protein MTKPTLQQSHGPAYTRIYAVGAARGENAVPNDDLIGPIDSSDEWIQQRTGIITRTRAGADVSALDLATDAAREAIEKSGVAPEHIDLVIVATISNVRQTPSMSAVVADRVGANPAAAYDTNAACAGYAYAVAQADALIRTGVAHYALVIGAEKLSDVVDPTDRSISFLLGDGAGAVVIGPSDFPGIAQTVWGSDGSKAGAVGMNGTLVEYRDGAAEWPTLRQEGQTVFRWAVWDMAKVAKQALDAAGITAADLAAFIPHQANMRIIDEFAKQLKLPESVAIARDIATTGNTSAASIPLATHRLLEEHPELSGGLALQIGFGAGLVFGAQVVVLP; from the coding sequence ATGACCAAGCCCACCCTGCAGCAGTCGCACGGCCCCGCCTACACGCGCATCTACGCCGTCGGCGCGGCGCGCGGCGAGAACGCCGTGCCGAACGACGACCTCATCGGCCCGATCGACTCCTCCGACGAGTGGATCCAGCAGCGCACCGGCATCATCACGCGCACGCGCGCCGGGGCCGACGTGTCGGCGCTCGACCTCGCGACGGATGCCGCGCGCGAAGCCATCGAGAAGTCGGGCGTCGCGCCGGAGCACATCGACCTCGTGATCGTCGCGACCATCTCGAACGTGCGCCAGACGCCGTCGATGTCGGCCGTCGTCGCCGACCGCGTCGGGGCGAACCCCGCGGCCGCCTACGACACGAACGCGGCCTGCGCCGGCTACGCCTACGCGGTGGCCCAGGCCGACGCGCTCATCCGCACGGGCGTCGCGCACTACGCGCTCGTGATCGGCGCCGAGAAGCTCTCCGACGTCGTCGACCCCACCGATCGCTCCATCTCGTTCCTGCTCGGCGACGGCGCCGGCGCCGTGGTCATCGGGCCGAGCGACTTCCCGGGCATCGCGCAGACGGTGTGGGGCTCCGACGGCTCGAAGGCCGGCGCGGTGGGCATGAACGGCACGCTCGTGGAGTACCGCGACGGGGCGGCCGAATGGCCCACCCTTCGCCAAGAGGGACAGACCGTGTTCCGCTGGGCGGTCTGGGACATGGCCAAGGTCGCGAAGCAGGCGCTCGACGCCGCCGGCATCACCGCGGCCGACCTCGCCGCGTTCATCCCGCACCAGGCGAACATGCGCATCATCGACGAGTTCGCCAAGCAGCTGAAGCTGCCGGAGTCGGTCGCGATCGCACGCGACATCGCCACGACCGGCAACACCTCCGCGGCGTCGATCCCCCTCGCGACCCACCGCCTGCTCGAGGAGCACCCTGAACTTTCCGGAGGCCTCGCCCTCCAGATCGGCTTCGGCGCCGGCCTCGTGTTCGGCGCCCAAGTGGTGGTTCTGCCGTGA
- a CDS encoding flotillin family protein: protein MPLDTTTIQVISIIAIVIALLSLLVFIARRIRRVPPNEALVIVGRGAGRNDAETNTGQRVVIGGRTFVWPILQQGFSISLEQRQIGITVEGVDKNRIKIAIKASINFKVSGTEDGVRRAAQRFLSQQELLTEIIKESLEGSLRSIVGDMTIEQIISDRKSLSDRVVAETKTDLVEQGLQVDLLNISDISTPGSDYLANLGRAEAARARQVAEVSEAEAARASEFARIEAAEQIAERQKALSLKQAGIKAETDRANAEAQAAGQLATAEQDKLVAVQERDALQEQALVTQERLDIEIRKPAEAEAYAEVQRATAKRDAANASTEAEAFKRTKIAEANKVAAVQDAEAAATSVRFAGEAERDRKVALAAGVRAEGDARASAIEAEGLAEASATDAKALALQKYGEAALAQEIISRLPEIVRAAAEPISNIDTLTVVSTDGASAVTKTVGQVLGEGTEVVKSLTGLDVSAILSGLAGGQLVKQADATK from the coding sequence TTGCCACTGGACACGACCACGATCCAGGTGATCTCGATCATCGCGATCGTCATCGCCCTGCTCTCCCTGCTCGTCTTCATCGCGCGGCGCATCCGCCGCGTGCCGCCGAACGAGGCGCTCGTCATCGTCGGCCGCGGCGCCGGGCGCAACGACGCCGAGACGAACACCGGGCAGCGCGTCGTGATCGGCGGGCGCACCTTCGTCTGGCCGATCCTGCAGCAGGGCTTCTCGATCTCGCTCGAGCAGCGCCAGATCGGCATCACCGTCGAGGGCGTCGACAAGAACCGCATCAAGATCGCGATCAAGGCGTCGATCAACTTCAAGGTCAGCGGCACCGAAGACGGCGTGCGCCGCGCTGCGCAGCGGTTCCTCTCGCAGCAGGAGCTGCTCACCGAGATCATCAAGGAGTCGCTCGAGGGCTCGCTGCGTTCGATCGTCGGCGACATGACGATCGAGCAGATCATCTCCGACCGCAAGAGCCTCTCCGACCGGGTCGTCGCCGAGACCAAGACCGACCTCGTCGAGCAGGGCCTGCAGGTCGACCTGCTGAACATCTCCGACATCTCCACGCCGGGCAGCGACTACCTCGCCAACCTCGGCCGCGCCGAGGCCGCGCGCGCCCGCCAGGTCGCCGAGGTCAGCGAGGCCGAGGCCGCCCGTGCCAGCGAGTTCGCCCGCATCGAGGCCGCCGAGCAGATCGCCGAGCGCCAGAAGGCGCTGAGCCTCAAGCAGGCCGGCATCAAGGCCGAGACCGACCGCGCCAACGCGGAGGCCCAGGCCGCAGGCCAGCTCGCGACCGCCGAGCAGGACAAGCTCGTCGCCGTGCAGGAGCGCGACGCACTGCAGGAGCAGGCCCTCGTCACGCAGGAGCGCCTCGACATCGAGATCCGCAAGCCCGCCGAGGCCGAGGCCTACGCCGAGGTGCAGCGAGCCACCGCCAAGCGCGACGCCGCCAACGCGAGCACCGAGGCCGAGGCGTTCAAGCGCACCAAGATCGCCGAGGCGAACAAGGTCGCCGCCGTGCAGGACGCCGAGGCCGCAGCCACGTCGGTGCGCTTCGCCGGTGAGGCCGAGCGCGACCGCAAGGTCGCCCTCGCGGCCGGTGTGCGCGCCGAAGGCGACGCCCGCGCCTCCGCCATCGAGGCCGAGGGCCTCGCCGAGGCATCCGCCACCGACGCGAAGGCCCTTGCGCTGCAGAAGTACGGCGAGGCCGCGCTCGCGCAGGAGATCATCTCGCGCCTGCCCGAGATCGTCCGTGCCGCGGCGGAGCCCATCTCGAACATCGACACGCTCACGGTCGTCTCCACCGACGGCGCGAGCGCGGTCACGAAGACCGTCGGCCAGGTGCTCGGCGAGGGCACCGAGGTCGTCAAGTCGCTCACGGGCCTCGACGTCAGTGCGATCCTGTCCGGTCTTGCGGGCGGTCAGCTCGTGAAGCAGGCCGACGCGACCAAGTAG
- a CDS encoding ACP S-malonyltransferase, whose product MIVVVCPGQGSQTPGFLAPWLADPARAERLDAYSQAAGVDLALHGTESDADTIRDTAVAQPLIVAAGLLTLDALLADGRAAKIGGIAGHSVGEITAAAGAGVLSAADAMRFVGERGRAMSDAAAQTPTGMSAVLGGDESVLLSRLAELGLEPANFNGGGQIVVAGALNALETLKAEPPAGTRVIPLQVAGAFHTRYMGPAVERLTEVASTLSPADPAQTIWTNRDGRIVTSGTEFVDLLVGQVSSPVRWDRCMASFAEAGVTGIIEVAPAGALVGLAKRALKGVPTVAVKTPDDLTAAIELIEQAA is encoded by the coding sequence GTGATCGTCGTCGTCTGCCCTGGTCAGGGCTCCCAGACCCCCGGATTCCTCGCCCCTTGGCTCGCGGACCCCGCGCGCGCCGAGCGTCTCGACGCGTACTCGCAGGCCGCGGGCGTCGACCTCGCCCTGCACGGCACCGAGAGCGACGCCGACACCATCCGCGACACCGCGGTGGCCCAGCCGCTCATCGTCGCAGCGGGCCTGCTCACCCTCGACGCGCTGCTGGCCGACGGCCGCGCCGCGAAGATCGGCGGCATCGCGGGCCACTCGGTCGGCGAGATCACCGCTGCCGCGGGCGCCGGCGTGCTCTCCGCCGCCGACGCCATGCGATTCGTCGGCGAGCGTGGTCGCGCGATGTCGGATGCCGCGGCACAGACGCCCACCGGCATGAGCGCCGTCCTCGGCGGCGACGAGTCGGTGCTGCTCTCACGCCTCGCCGAACTCGGCCTCGAGCCCGCGAACTTCAACGGCGGCGGGCAGATCGTCGTCGCCGGAGCGCTCAACGCCCTCGAGACGCTGAAGGCCGAGCCGCCGGCGGGCACCCGGGTGATTCCGCTGCAGGTCGCCGGCGCATTCCACACGCGCTACATGGGTCCCGCGGTCGAACGCCTCACCGAGGTCGCGTCGACGCTGAGCCCGGCCGACCCCGCCCAGACGATCTGGACGAACCGCGACGGCCGCATCGTGACATCCGGAACCGAGTTCGTCGACCTCCTCGTCGGCCAGGTCTCCTCGCCGGTGCGCTGGGACCGCTGCATGGCCTCGTTCGCCGAAGCCGGCGTCACGGGCATCATCGAGGTCGCCCCGGCCGGCGCACTCGTCGGCCTGGCCAAGCGCGCACTCAAGGGCGTGCCGACGGTCGCCGTGAAGACCCCAGACGACCTTACGGCCGCGATCGAACTCATCGAACAGGCCGCCTGA
- a CDS encoding NfeD family protein: MLLPFLIVGGVGLVLLLISLVLGDILDHFDIGDGAISGTALSVGLVVFGASGTLIATTGLDLAWAYVLAIVLGLVAYALSALVVRNLTNSSDGVPASAIGLSGVARSDVSTSGGEVSLDGPGEIERRLAYSDEPIAEGSRVVVVEHVGTRVKVAAN; encoded by the coding sequence ATGCTCCTCCCGTTTCTCATCGTCGGCGGAGTGGGCCTCGTGCTGCTCCTCATCTCGTTGGTGCTCGGAGACATCCTCGACCACTTCGACATCGGCGACGGGGCGATCTCGGGCACCGCGCTCTCGGTGGGCCTCGTCGTCTTCGGCGCCTCCGGCACGCTCATCGCGACCACCGGGCTCGACCTCGCGTGGGCCTACGTGCTCGCGATCGTGCTCGGCCTCGTCGCCTACGCGCTCTCGGCGCTCGTCGTGCGCAACCTCACGAACTCCTCCGACGGAGTGCCCGCCTCGGCGATCGGGCTGTCCGGCGTCGCACGATCGGATGTCTCCACCTCCGGCGGCGAGGTGAGCCTCGACGGCCCCGGCGAGATCGAGCGACGACTCGCCTACTCCGACGAGCCCATCGCCGAGGGGTCGCGCGTCGTCGTCGTCGAGCACGTCGGCACCCGTGTCAAGGTCGCCGCGAACTGA
- a CDS encoding DUF3145 domain-containing protein, which produces MAETLSRVVRPAQGVLFVHSAPRALCPHVEWAAGRALGTAVNFDWSEQPVYRGLLRAEFHWEGDAGSGAKIASALRGWEQLRYEVSEDPTPGTDGARWMHTPELGVYFAQTDVAGNTVIGEDRIRYAMEIAGSDPVELHRELRLALGQAWDDELEPFRHASDLAPVVWLHQVG; this is translated from the coding sequence ATGGCAGAGACGTTGTCGCGGGTCGTGCGCCCCGCACAGGGAGTGCTGTTCGTGCACTCTGCACCGCGCGCGCTATGCCCGCATGTCGAGTGGGCCGCTGGTCGTGCCCTCGGCACCGCGGTGAACTTCGACTGGAGCGAGCAGCCCGTCTATCGCGGACTCCTGCGCGCCGAGTTCCATTGGGAGGGCGACGCCGGCTCAGGCGCGAAGATCGCCTCGGCGCTCCGCGGGTGGGAGCAGCTCCGCTACGAGGTGAGCGAAGACCCGACCCCCGGTACCGACGGTGCCCGATGGATGCACACGCCCGAGCTCGGGGTCTACTTCGCGCAGACCGATGTCGCGGGCAACACCGTCATCGGCGAAGACCGCATCCGCTACGCGATGGAGATCGCCGGTTCCGACCCGGTCGAGCTGCACCGCGAACTCCGACTCGCTCTCGGGCAGGCGTGGGACGACGAACTCGAGCCGTTCCGCCACGCGAGCGACCTCGCCCCCGTCGTCTGGCTGCACCAGGTGGGGTGA
- a CDS encoding YceI family protein, whose amino-acid sequence MERHRMDERLDEFVNNPGEIMTNPTPDLSGDWDLDPDHSRIGFSAKHAMVATVRGAFTDVTGRLHADLDDPDASFAEIVCRVDSVDTRNTQRDEHLRSGDFFNVKEWPEIVFRSSRIEEVGDNALVVSGDLTIRDVTKAITIPIEFVGAHTDATGALRAGFQGTRRIDRREFGLEWNVPLDTGGVLVSEKITLEFELSAIKREADAQPTA is encoded by the coding sequence GTGGAGCGGCATCGGATGGATGAGAGACTTGACGAGTTCGTCAACAACCCTGGAGAGATCATGACAAACCCGACTCCGGATCTGAGCGGTGACTGGGACCTCGATCCCGACCATTCGCGCATCGGCTTTTCGGCGAAGCACGCGATGGTGGCAACGGTTCGCGGCGCCTTCACCGACGTGACCGGTCGGCTGCACGCCGATCTCGATGACCCCGACGCCTCGTTCGCGGAAATCGTCTGCCGCGTCGACAGCGTCGACACTCGCAATACGCAGCGCGACGAACATCTGCGGAGCGGCGACTTCTTCAACGTCAAGGAGTGGCCCGAGATCGTCTTCCGCAGTTCCCGCATCGAAGAGGTCGGCGACAACGCGCTCGTCGTATCCGGCGATCTGACGATCCGAGACGTGACGAAGGCCATCACCATCCCGATCGAATTCGTCGGCGCGCATACCGACGCGACCGGGGCACTCCGTGCCGGGTTCCAGGGAACACGTCGCATCGATCGCCGTGAGTTCGGCCTCGAGTGGAACGTGCCACTCGACACCGGCGGCGTGCTCGTGTCCGAGAAGATCACGCTCGAGTTCGAGCTCTCGGCCATCAAACGCGAGGCAGACGCGCAGCCGACGGCCTGA
- a CDS encoding acyl carrier protein: MALSTEEVLAGLAELINDETGIATDTVELDKSFTDDLDIDSISMMTIVVNAEEKFDVKIPDEEVKNLKTVGDAVDFIVKASA; encoded by the coding sequence ATGGCATTGTCCACCGAAGAAGTGCTTGCCGGCCTGGCCGAGCTCATCAACGACGAGACCGGCATCGCAACCGACACGGTTGAGCTGGACAAGTCGTTCACCGACGACCTCGACATCGACTCGATCTCGATGATGACCATCGTCGTCAACGCTGAAGAGAAGTTCGACGTCAAGATCCCCGACGAAGAGGTCAAGAACCTCAAGACCGTCGGCGACGCCGTCGACTTCATCGTCAAGGCCTCGGCTTAG
- a CDS encoding beta-ketoacyl synthase has protein sequence MTKKIVITGIGASSPLGGTARDSWNALLAGESGARTLEHDWVAEYDLPVHFAAPAKVRPEEVLERQVAKRLDPSSQFALISAMEAWADAGAPEVAPERLGVDYATGIGGIWTLLDAWDTLRERGPRRVLPMTVPMLMPNAASAAISMHFEARAFARTVASACASSTESLANAYEHLQLGLADVVIAGGSESAIHPITLASFSSMQALSKRNDDPAHASRPYSVDRDGFVMGEGAASLVIETEEHALARGARIYAELAGGAVSADSYHITANDPEGRGASRAVLDALAQAGATPDEVTHINAHATSTPVGDIAEYTALHSVFGDRVHEIPVSATKASTGHLLGGTGALEAVFTVLALESRLAPPTINLTTQDPAIPLRVSGEPQPLGDGPQVAISNSFGFGGHNAVAVFRSM, from the coding sequence ATGACCAAGAAGATCGTGATCACGGGCATCGGCGCGTCCTCGCCGCTCGGCGGCACCGCCCGTGACAGTTGGAATGCCCTGCTCGCCGGCGAATCCGGTGCTCGCACGCTCGAGCACGACTGGGTCGCCGAGTACGACCTGCCGGTGCACTTCGCGGCCCCCGCGAAGGTCCGCCCCGAAGAGGTGCTCGAGCGTCAGGTCGCCAAGCGCCTCGACCCGTCGAGCCAGTTCGCACTGATCTCGGCGATGGAGGCCTGGGCCGACGCCGGCGCACCCGAGGTCGCCCCCGAGCGTCTCGGGGTCGACTACGCGACCGGCATCGGCGGCATCTGGACCCTGCTCGACGCGTGGGACACCCTGCGCGAGCGCGGCCCGCGCCGTGTTCTGCCCATGACCGTGCCCATGCTCATGCCGAACGCGGCCTCCGCGGCCATCTCGATGCACTTCGAGGCCCGTGCGTTCGCGCGCACCGTCGCCTCGGCGTGCGCCTCGAGCACCGAGTCGCTCGCGAACGCCTACGAGCACCTGCAGCTCGGCCTCGCCGACGTCGTCATCGCCGGCGGTTCCGAGTCGGCGATCCACCCGATCACGCTCGCGTCGTTCTCGTCGATGCAGGCCCTCTCCAAGCGCAACGACGACCCGGCGCACGCGTCGCGTCCGTACAGCGTCGACCGCGACGGCTTCGTCATGGGCGAGGGCGCGGCGAGCCTCGTCATCGAGACCGAGGAGCACGCGCTCGCCCGCGGCGCCCGCATCTACGCGGAGCTCGCCGGCGGCGCCGTGAGCGCCGACTCGTACCACATCACCGCCAACGACCCAGAGGGTCGCGGCGCGAGCCGTGCCGTGCTCGACGCCCTCGCGCAGGCGGGTGCCACGCCCGACGAGGTCACCCACATCAACGCGCACGCCACGAGCACGCCCGTCGGCGACATCGCCGAGTACACCGCGCTGCACAGCGTGTTCGGCGACCGGGTGCACGAGATCCCCGTCTCGGCGACGAAGGCCTCGACCGGTCACCTGCTCGGCGGCACCGGCGCGCTCGAGGCCGTCTTCACGGTGCTCGCGCTCGAGAGCCGCCTCGCTCCCCCGACGATCAACCTCACCACCCAGGACCCCGCGATCCCGCTGCGCGTCTCGGGCGAGCCGCAGCCGCTCGGCGACGGCCCCCAGGTGGCGATCTCGAACTCGTTCGGGTTCGGCGGCCACAACGCGGTCGCGGTCTTCCGCTCGATGTAG
- a CDS encoding PadR family transcriptional regulator gives MAVRDALLALLTTGPAYGFALHGGLTERTGGRRVVNVGQTYATIERLTKQKLLEPAGTTEDGLPLHRLTTAGRIAAEAWFGGADAAGADPWDETVDRVLIAASLPGVDAASVITGEERRWSERRDLAHGRADEVAAASGGDAEGGAHGVTEGGAGAAGAVPGSTAMAGLARLAASADAARAEAALAWLAAAAPLTENGALAFEPSTTRPRRGRRPGSTTAAPAAPALEAADQASADA, from the coding sequence ATGGCCGTGCGCGATGCATTGCTCGCCCTGCTGACCACGGGCCCCGCCTACGGGTTCGCCCTGCACGGGGGGCTCACCGAGCGCACCGGCGGGCGGCGCGTCGTGAACGTCGGCCAGACCTACGCGACCATCGAGCGGCTGACGAAGCAGAAGCTGCTCGAGCCGGCCGGCACCACCGAGGACGGCCTCCCCCTGCACCGGCTCACCACCGCGGGCCGAATCGCGGCCGAGGCCTGGTTCGGCGGTGCGGATGCCGCGGGCGCCGACCCGTGGGACGAGACCGTCGACCGCGTGCTCATCGCGGCATCGCTGCCAGGAGTCGACGCGGCATCCGTGATCACCGGTGAGGAGCGCCGGTGGAGCGAACGCCGGGACCTCGCGCACGGACGGGCCGATGAGGTCGCGGCGGCCTCGGGCGGCGATGCCGAGGGCGGCGCGCACGGCGTGACGGAGGGTGGCGCCGGTGCTGCGGGCGCGGTGCCGGGATCCACGGCGATGGCCGGACTCGCGCGCCTCGCGGCATCCGCCGATGCGGCGCGTGCCGAGGCTGCGCTCGCCTGGCTCGCCGCAGCCGCACCGCTCACCGAGAACGGCGCACTCGCCTTCGAGCCGAGCACCACTCGCCCGCGGCGCGGTCGACGCCCCGGCAGCACCACTGCGGCGCCTGCGGCCCCCGCCCTCGAAGCGGCCGATCAGGCATCCGCCGACGCGTAG
- a CDS encoding CdaR family transcriptional regulator, whose amino-acid sequence MSTQTLKRLEDTLPWYGDMPPSRRSAVGLVAQAGISSFIAWFEDPRSTPWIAADVFGAAPRELLRSVSLQQTLQLIRVTVEVVEDRVRDGGEPLREAILLYSREIAFAAADVYARAAEARGLWDARLEALVVDSILSGEYDDELPSRIAALGWHGHGEVAVLVGTAPKQLDVDHVRRVARHMQADVLIGVQGNRLVLVIGRSEQLGRQPDEVGTSPAMTFMEFATQLEGHFGAGHLVLGHEVPNLVDASKSAKAALAGFAVARSWRHAPRPVHADDLLPERALAGDPLARATLVHRIYRPLQAHSTELLTTLWSYLDNGRSLEATARELFVHPNTVRYRLKRVSDVIGWDATGAREALILQSALIIGSMSDHEHPPRRRNV is encoded by the coding sequence TTGTCGACCCAGACGCTGAAGCGCCTGGAGGACACCCTGCCCTGGTACGGGGACATGCCGCCCAGTCGGCGATCGGCCGTCGGGCTCGTCGCCCAGGCCGGCATCTCCTCGTTCATCGCGTGGTTCGAGGACCCGCGCTCGACGCCGTGGATCGCGGCCGACGTGTTCGGCGCGGCTCCGCGCGAGCTGCTCCGCTCGGTCAGCCTGCAGCAGACGCTGCAGTTGATCAGGGTGACGGTCGAGGTCGTCGAGGATCGCGTGCGCGACGGCGGCGAGCCGCTGCGCGAGGCGATCCTGCTGTACTCCCGCGAGATCGCGTTCGCCGCGGCCGACGTCTACGCCCGCGCGGCCGAGGCCCGTGGCCTCTGGGATGCTCGGCTCGAGGCGCTCGTGGTCGACTCGATCCTCTCGGGCGAGTACGACGACGAGCTGCCGAGCCGCATCGCCGCGCTCGGCTGGCACGGACACGGCGAGGTCGCGGTGCTCGTGGGCACCGCGCCGAAGCAGCTCGACGTCGACCATGTGCGCCGGGTCGCCCGGCACATGCAGGCCGACGTGCTGATCGGGGTGCAGGGCAATCGCCTCGTGCTCGTGATCGGACGCTCCGAGCAGCTCGGCCGGCAGCCCGACGAGGTCGGCACGTCGCCCGCGATGACCTTCATGGAGTTCGCGACGCAGCTCGAGGGTCACTTCGGCGCCGGCCACCTCGTGCTCGGCCACGAGGTGCCGAACCTCGTCGACGCGTCCAAGAGCGCCAAGGCCGCGCTTGCCGGGTTCGCCGTCGCGCGCTCCTGGCGGCATGCGCCGCGTCCGGTGCACGCCGACGACCTGCTGCCAGAGCGGGCGCTCGCGGGCGACCCGCTCGCGCGGGCCACGCTCGTGCACCGCATCTACCGCCCGCTGCAGGCGCACTCGACCGAATTGCTCACGACCCTCTGGAGCTATCTCGACAACGGTCGATCGCTCGAGGCGACGGCGCGCGAGCTCTTCGTGCATCCCAACACCGTGCGCTACCGCCTCAAGCGCGTCTCCGACGTGATCGGGTGGGACGCGACGGGCGCACGCGAGGCGCTCATCCTGCAGTCCGCGCTCATCATCGGCTCGATGAGCGACCACGAGCATCCGCCGCGGCGACGCAACGTCTGA
- a CDS encoding bifunctional 3'-5' exonuclease/DNA polymerase, producing the protein MQIAVGIGDGGRVQFLDPDRPGRPVAAVEPSASAETFRRLELEHAPRWVWADVRQWYPALLASGVRLARCHDLRLCGAILDHSTFTADVRARGDHPRPGWLPAGPTMAEAAGQPLVPHAPQHETLFDLVGFDDPIALEAHESAERAVERADAAGGRPSATSVVDEYRRQLALVEAGSAPAALRLLVAAESAGALIGAEMRAAGLPWSRRVHESVLDAELGGRPSPGRKPVRMEEVAAVVRTELGAPTLNLDSQVDVLRALRGAGVPTSSTSRWELREHDHPAIEPLIAYKKLARLLSANGWAWLDEWVADDRFRPEYVPGGTATGRWATSGGGALQLPKLVRSAVVADPGWTLVVADAAQLEPRVLTGMSHDEAMERAGHGRDLYRGLVDSGVVATRDEAKIAILGAMYGATTGDSGRLVPRLARAYPRAMRLVDAAARDGERGLQVTTLLGRSSPLPPAEWRATQATASQPEATSSDERRARSSARDWGRFTRNFVVQGSAAEWALCWMADLRARLHAIGAAGLGSSTPAGADAEPTGRRPAAASGPVFDRAPHLVYFLHDEIIVHTPIELADAVADAVRGSAVTAGRLLFGAFPIEFPLDLAVVDSYASADA; encoded by the coding sequence ATGCAGATCGCCGTTGGCATCGGCGACGGCGGTCGCGTGCAGTTCCTCGATCCCGATCGTCCGGGGCGGCCCGTCGCCGCGGTCGAACCCTCGGCCTCCGCAGAGACGTTCCGGCGCCTCGAACTCGAGCACGCACCGCGGTGGGTCTGGGCCGACGTGCGCCAGTGGTATCCCGCGCTGCTCGCGAGCGGCGTGCGGCTCGCGAGGTGCCACGACCTGCGACTCTGCGGCGCGATCCTCGACCATTCCACGTTCACCGCCGACGTCCGCGCGCGTGGTGACCACCCGAGGCCGGGCTGGCTGCCTGCGGGCCCGACGATGGCCGAGGCCGCCGGGCAGCCGCTCGTGCCGCATGCGCCGCAGCACGAGACGCTGTTCGACCTCGTCGGCTTCGACGACCCCATCGCGCTCGAGGCGCATGAGAGTGCCGAGCGCGCGGTCGAGCGAGCGGATGCCGCGGGCGGCCGCCCGTCTGCGACATCCGTCGTCGACGAGTACCGTCGGCAGCTCGCGCTGGTCGAAGCCGGCAGCGCCCCGGCCGCCCTGCGCCTGCTGGTCGCCGCCGAATCGGCCGGAGCCCTCATCGGCGCCGAGATGCGTGCGGCGGGCCTGCCGTGGAGCCGGCGGGTGCACGAGTCCGTGCTCGATGCCGAGCTCGGCGGGCGCCCGTCGCCCGGCCGCAAGCCCGTGCGCATGGAGGAGGTCGCCGCGGTCGTCCGCACCGAGCTCGGGGCGCCGACGCTCAACCTCGACTCGCAGGTCGACGTGCTGCGCGCGCTCCGCGGTGCGGGCGTGCCGACCTCGTCGACCTCTCGCTGGGAGCTCCGCGAGCACGACCATCCCGCCATCGAGCCGCTCATCGCCTACAAGAAGCTCGCACGACTGCTGAGCGCCAACGGCTGGGCCTGGCTCGACGAGTGGGTGGCCGACGACCGCTTCCGCCCCGAGTACGTTCCGGGCGGCACCGCGACCGGCCGGTGGGCGACGTCGGGCGGCGGGGCGCTGCAGCTGCCGAAGCTCGTGCGAAGCGCGGTCGTCGCCGACCCCGGCTGGACCCTCGTCGTCGCCGACGCCGCCCAGCTCGAGCCGCGGGTGCTCACGGGCATGTCCCACGACGAGGCCATGGAACGCGCCGGGCACGGCCGCGACCTGTACCGCGGCCTCGTCGACTCCGGCGTCGTCGCCACGAGAGACGAGGCGAAGATCGCGATCCTCGGGGCCATGTACGGCGCGACCACGGGCGACAGCGGTCGGCTCGTGCCGCGCCTCGCGCGGGCGTACCCCCGGGCGATGCGCCTCGTCGACGCGGCCGCCCGCGACGGCGAGCGCGGACTCCAGGTCACGACCCTGCTCGGTCGATCGTCGCCGCTGCCGCCGGCCGAGTGGCGCGCCACGCAGGCGACCGCCAGCCAGCCCGAGGCGACCTCGTCCGACGAGCGTCGCGCGCGGTCGTCGGCTCGCGACTGGGGGCGGTTCACGCGCAATTTCGTCGTGCAGGGCAGTGCGGCCGAGTGGGCGCTGTGCTGGATGGCCGACCTTCGAGCGAGGCTGCACGCGATCGGCGCTGCGGGCCTCGGGTCGTCGACGCCTGCCGGTGCCGACGCCGAGCCGACGGGTCGGCGGCCCGCAGCGGCATCCGGGCCCGTCTTCGACCGGGCGCCGCACCTCGTGTACTTCCTGCACGACGAGATCATCGTGCACACCCCGATCGAGCTCGCCGACGCGGTCGCCGACGCCGTGCGCGGCTCCGCCGTCACGGCCGGGCGACTGCTCTTCGGCGCGTTCCCGATCGAGTTCCCGCTCGATCTCGCGGTCGTCGACAGCTACGCGTCGGCGGATGCCTGA